A part of Acipenser ruthenus chromosome 12, fAciRut3.2 maternal haplotype, whole genome shotgun sequence genomic DNA contains:
- the LOC117416791 gene encoding extracellular calcium-sensing receptor-like, with the protein MAQVTAMQLLLILALFSPGTMTEAACTLQGNFKLPALLADGDIIIGGLFPMHYRVLVPELNYTYKPAASACQGFDSRSFRWAQTMRLAIKEINENPNLLPNITLGYKIYDSCATHVAALRATLSVLNGPKEVSSMMCSGASPVKAIIGDSGSSQSIIVSRTLQPFKIPMISYIATCSCLSKRNEYPNFFRTVPNDNYQVKAIAQLVKHFGWAWVGAVSEEGDYGRYAFQALIEEFKKIGVCLAYYEVIPKVYSRKKILEILDIMKKSSAKVVISFAGEGDLYPLLTEYVQQNITGIQWIASEAWITASLFSPREFYPSLGGTIGFAIRRGEIPGLKDFLLKVHPSLYPDNALVKELWSTMFGCTFQPSNTTDQSGRGLPLCTGHESLEEKYSVYTDVSSPRISYNVYKAVYAVAHSLHNLLNCEPGKGPFDNFTCADISNIEPYQLQHYIQKVSFTNSLGEKISFDENGDPIASYDVMNWQRGADGKIWFVTVGLYDTSEGAGNELVINEEAIIWNSDQTKVPSSVCTESCPPGTRKGVRRGEPLCCFDCLPCADGEISNQTDSIECIQCPVDFWSNAERTECIPKEIEYLTYDEMGVTLTVIALFGACLTIGVLAVFLHYKNTPMVRVNNSELSFFILLSLALCFLSSIAFIGEPANWSCMFRHTVFSITFSLCISCILGKTVVVLMAFKATQPGSNIMKWFGPIQQRIMISACTSVQIIICAIWLIAMPPFPSKNTKYQSSKIILECDVGSTLAFWCVLGYIGVLACMCFVLAFLARKLPGNFNEAKYITFSMLIFCAVWIAFIPAYVSSPGKYTVAVEIFAILSSSFGLLFCIFAPKCYIILLKPQKNTKQYIMGKASANTSNKT; encoded by the exons ATGGCACAGGTTACTGCCATGCAGCTTCTTTTGATCTTGGCTCTGTTTAGCCCAGGTACAATGACAGAAGCTGCTTGCACACTTCAGGGAAACTTTAAGCTGCCTGCATTGCTTGCAGATGGAGACATCATTATTGGAGGACTCTTCCCCATGCATTACCGGGTACTGGTTCCTGAACTCAACTATACCTACAAACCTGCAGCTTCAGCATGTCAAGG CTTTGACTCTAGATCATTTCGTTGGGCACAGACGATGAGATTGGCTATTAAAGAAATCAACGAGAATCCAAATCTTCTTCCAAATATTACTTTGGGCTATAAGATTTATGATTCCTGTGCCACACATGTGGCTGCATTACGAGCCACTCTCTCAGTTCTTAACGGACCCAAAGAAGTTTCAAGTATGATGTGCTCTGGAGCCTCACCTGTGAAGGCCATCATTGGGGACTCTGGATCATCACAGTCCATTATTGTGTCAAGAACATTGCAACCTTTTAAAATTCCCATG ATAAGTTACATTGCAACATGTTCTTGCCTAAGCAAAAGAAATGAGTATCCAAATTTTTTTCGAACGGTTCCAAATGATAATTACCAGGTGAAAGCCATCGCTCAGCTGGTAAAGCACTTTGGCTGGGCCTGGGTTGGCGCAGTCTCAGAAGAGGGAGACTATGGGAGATACGCATTTCAAgcgttaattgaggaatttaaaaaaatcGGAGTCTGTTTGGCCTACTATGAAGTTATTCCTAAAGTATACAGCAGAAAAAAGATTCTTGAAATTTTAGACATAATGAAGAAGTCCTCTGCAAAGGTGGTCATCTCGTTTGCTGGAGAAGGTGATCTCTACCCCTTGCTGACAGAGTATGTACAGCAAAATATCACAGGAATTCAGTGGATAGCCAGCGAAGCCTGGATAACAGCTTCCTTGTTTTCACCCAGAGAATTCTACCCATCACTAGGTGGTACAATTGGATTTGCCATTCGCAGGGGTGagattcctggtttaaaagactTCCTGCTTAAAGTTCATCCATCGTTGTACCCTGACAATGCTCTAGTCAAGGAGCTGTGGAGCACTATGTTTGGATGCACATTTCAACCTTCAAACACCACTGACCAGTCTGGGAGAGGGCTGCCTTTGTGTACTGGTCATGAATCTTTAGAAGAGAAGTATAGTGTATACACAGATGTATCTAGTCCCAGAATCTCTTACAATGTTTATAAAGCAGTATATGCTGTTGCTCATTCGTTGCACAATTTGCTCAACTGTGAGCCTGGCAAAGGACCATTTGATAATTTCACatgtgcagatatttcaaacatCGAGCCTTATCAG CTTCAACACTACATTCAGAAGGTGTCGTTCACTAATAGCTTGGGGGAGAAAATAAGCTTTGATGAAAATGGAGACCCCATTGCATCTTATGATGTTATGAACTGGCAGAGAGGTGCAGATGGAAAAATATGGTTTGTTACTGTGGGACTTTATGATACCTCTGAAGGTGCTGGGAATGAGCTGGTGATAAATGAAGAGGCTATAATATGGAATAGCGACCAGACTAAG gtacCGAGTTCAGTATGCACTGAAAGCTGCCCCCCTGGTACAAGGAAAGGGGTTCGTCGAGGAGAGCCTCTTTGTTGCTTTGACTGTCTACCATGTGCTGATGGCGAGATTAGTAATCAGACAG ATTCAATAGAATGCATACAATGCCCTGTGGATTTCTGGTCGaatgctgaaagaactgaatgcaTACCCAAAGAAATTGAATACCTTACGTACGATGAAATGGGGGTCACATTAACTGTGATTGCCTTATTTGGAGCCTGTCTTACAATTGGTGTCCTTGCTGTGTTCCTTCATTACAAAAACACTCCAATGGTCCGTGTCAACAACTCTGAACTCAGCTTTTTCATTCTGCTGTCACTGGCACTGTGTTTCCTGTCTTCTATAGCATTCATAGGTGAGCCAGCTAATTGGTCTTGCATGTTTAGGCACACTGTGTTTAGCATCACTTTCTCACTGTGCATATCTTGTATTCTTGGTAAAACAGTAGTGGTGCTGATGGCCTTTAAAGCCACACAGCCTGGCAGTAATATCATGAAATGGTTTGGACCCATACAACAAAGAATTATGATTTCCGCTTGCACTTCTGTTCAGATTATAATCTGTGCTATATGGTTGATTGCTATGCCCCCCTTCCCGTCAAAAAACACTAAATATCAAAGTTCAAAGATTATTTTGGAATGTGATGTTGGGTCTACCTTGGCATTTTGGTGTGTATTGGGCTACATTGGGGTTTTGGCTTGTATGTGCTTTGTTCTTGCATTTTTAGCAAGGAAACTGCCGGGCAATTTCAATGAGgccaaatacattacatttagtatGCTCATCTTTTGTGCTGTATGGATAGCCTTTATACCTGCGTATGTCAGTTCACCAGGAAAATACACTGTTGCTGTTGAAATATTTGCTATTCTGTCATCGAGTTTTGGGCTACTTTTCTGCATATTTGCACCAAAATGCTACATCATTTTACTGAAACCACAGaaaaacactaaacaatacattatgGGGAAAGCAAGTGCTAATACAAGCAATAAAACTTAA